A region of Brienomyrus brachyistius isolate T26 unplaced genomic scaffold, BBRACH_0.4 scaffold66, whole genome shotgun sequence DNA encodes the following proteins:
- the ak9 gene encoding adenylate kinase 9 isoform X4, whose protein sequence is MERLRSPEVEHHGYVLSCLPSISEDYLKIPEQIEIIKNFKFPPDFIINIKCADRDLVQRLSGRRLHPETGAVYPREQWNVVKKETGRRQERDEMEDLGEEEEKEDNLAEKDGEEMEKQDLPEDVITQLVQLVEDFPEDVYKKILLYKDTVLRPLQDYMVNHDPLFLFELDGNNSSEDLFLLVVSRLESMAARRAPVPVQLLQEEEEEEEILQASVDTDKLLRDLSACKPVAPGLRWRQSRWGCFCPVALREGTILQGKPKFAIRFLDKMYVLSSSEALQKFMVNPRPYLLPPMPRPPCKVAVIGPPSVGKSTLCGLIASHYGAAVVDVEALVRPTLNQARDTMLEKVRAEATPIAIQRVKARLKAEVTHVTNKASYKTEEEDELDENEADLTEKMESCEVEVTEQHPEVEALVMEALKEAERDASSPRLDVYGEILTEHIKEVQSTNSEGQIKKGWVIDNYPRNQNQLAALQDLEIRPDTIICLKDGSEDAGTLLRRIYEAHRDEVDAVILKRLQEKQRLEEQESQEATQHRDGSEEELQLTDSHWGLDSVPEETQELKLPQVWEKGYPDCPEMDSFRLGVKQFMLEWAAMESSVMGSCAVLDIREKTPEDLLREAVAIMERPFQYVAWEVTSADLDEEEEDAQALADTRNADVVEAETETEEGTSSPKRIMGDTLHFCPVVLKERGTLFPCADDYAVKYREKTYYFSSTDAKDKFLQSPELYVSQHHRLQAPALRIFLLGVRGSGKTSQTKWLAKRLNIFHIQFRERLQELLVGKTVERVPYADEMEPADEWVADLELEAVQGTGENSQSRAQVFNVVLTEEEEAIRCCLSDGVPLPAEILDTILPQWWEQEPYKSAGFILEGFPQSLEDVQYLMDHCLLPDATVVMEVETADVLRRLLPQRLDRWRERRMRKLERQRKAMELRLRAREEAMARRRAEIIAERAAGQLAARMDDENHSDEDPEEVEAEEELESRVEAMLLDEFPPEEEGEDEEEETEASAKEHLEMEIRDCFETDHTNLQKIMEALTDVRNLQITIRAGRTPQIVRRQLHDKLRALVEKREALFEICQPLGCSLAHKMLHLSYKFYSGFGYWDPVKLSEGDLIQSARGPSDPSFPVLFHQFIYFFTSKETRRKFMFNPIKYLRQPKPRPPLPIKMAITGPPKSGKSTVARKFASEFGIQRLSIGDAMRAVLTNQRQTELVAHMLSYLHQGLAVPDKLAVQCLEVALMNLVCSTRGFILDGFPVTKGQVDLMESRGIVPYRVVELQVDTQESLRRGLVDQMKIPRPYVMHDSPQALSVHSSCYRREVEPVRQHYQEQHQNWVLVDGHKSKWWVWCKVLEEAQASVRHIQGYLERKRQGRAACIDRLLVTPTEMQARLGEFGQYCPVSLALRAELVDCSHLASLELVAEFQGHYYKMASKDFLKKFLETPQRYVTPGCPRVIPPTPLLPKRLTALQLKARFPQQAEMKGYCPVTYLDGRQRYEALVRGHPDYAAEYREKIHIFADEEKLQKFLRSPETYWDQKLPHKLPPIEAPITLTSLPMLGYLEQGVATAIITAMTAVGCFKPKYPYLSAKRSALLYVAYHLKAFNPRNSDYICKKYKKKLECLEDGCELISYLGSTMTQEYAQTHEQPVDFTHKLQRFLALKHIRVTAEGIV, encoded by the exons TGTGCCGACAGGGACCTGGTCCAGCGGCTCAGTGGCCGGCGCCTGCACCCAGAGACTGGAGCCGTCTATCCCAGGGAGCAGTGGAATGTGGTCAAGAAGGAGACAGGCAGGAGACAAGAGAGGGATGAGATGGAGGACCTGGGAgaagaagaggagaaggaggacaaTCTGGCAGAAAAGGATGGGGAAGAG ATGGAGAAACAAGACCTTCCAGAGGATGTAATTACACAGCTCGTTCAGCTGGTGGAAGATTTCCCAGAAGATGTTTACAAAAAAATCCTTCTGTACAAAGACACTGTGCTAAGACCTTTACAA gATTACATGGTCAACCATGATCCCCTGTTCCTCTTTGAGCTCGATGGTAACAACAGTTCAGAGGACTTATTTCTG TTGGTGGTGTCGCGCCTGGAGTCGATGGCGGCTAGGCGAGCTCCCGTGCCCGTGCAGCTCctgcaggaggaagaggaggaggaggagatacTGCAGGCCAGCGTGGACACT GACAAGCTGCTGAGGGATCTGTCAGCCTGCAAACCCGTGGCCCCGGGGCTTCGGTGGAGGCAGAGTCGCTGGGGATGCTTCTGTCCCGTGGCCCTCAGGGAGGGCACAATCCTCCAGGGAAAACCTAAGTTCGCCATCAG gttcctggatAAGATGTATGTACTTTCATCATCGGAGGCCCTACAGAAGTTTATGGTGAACCCCCGCCCCTACCTGCTCCCGCCGATGCCACGCCCGCCCTGCAAGGTGGCCGTGATAGGGCCTCCATCGGTGGGGAAGAGCACGCTCTGTGGCCTGATAGCCAGCCACTATGGTGCCGCCGTGGTGGATGTGGAAGCTCTAGTGAGGCCCACGCTGAACCAGGCGCGGGACACCATGCTGGAGAAGGTGCGGGCAGAGGCCACGCCCATTGCCATCCAGAGGGTGAAGGCCAGACTGAAGGCTGAAGTCACCCACGTGACGA ATAAAGCGAGTTATAAGacagaggaagaggatgagTTGGATGAGAACGAGGCTGATCTTACAGAAAAAATGGAAAGCTGTG AGGTGGAAGTGACGGAGCAACACCCGGAGGTGGAGGCCTTGGTGATGGAGGCTCTGAAGGAGGCAGAGCGGGACGCTAGCTCTCCTCGCTTGGATGTCTATGGGGAGATACTGACGGAGCACATTAAAGAG gtCCAATCCACTAATTCAGAAGGGCAGATTAAAAAAGGATGGGTGATCGATAACTATCCAAGGAACCAGAACCAGCTGGCGGCATTGCAGGACCTGGAGATCAGACCTGATACGATTATCTGCCTCAAAGACGGTTCAGAGGATG CTGGGACACTCCTGCGGAGGATCTACGAGGCCCACAGGGATGAGGTTGACGCCGTGATCCTGAAGAGGTTGCAGGAGAAGCAGAGACTTGAGGAGCAGGAATCCCAGGAGGCAAC gcagcacagagacGGGTCagaggaggagctgcagctcacaGACAGTCACTGGGGGTTGGACTCAGTTCCCGAGGAGACTCAAG AGCTTAAGCTGCCACAGGTATGGGAGAAGGGTTACCCAGACTGCCCCGAGATGGACAGTTTCAGACTGGGGGTGAAGCAGTTCATGCTGGAATGGGCAGCAATGGAGTCGTCGGTCATGGGGAGCTGTGCTGTTCTGGACATCCGTGAGAAGACCCCGGAGGACTTGCTGAGGGAGGCGGTGGCCATTATGGAGA ggccCTTCCAGTACGTCGCCTGGGAGGTGACGAGCGCGGACctggatgaggaagaggaggacgcCCAGGCCTTGGCAGACACGAGGAACGCGGATGTCGTGGAGGCGGAGACAGAGACGGAG GAGGGTACCTCTTCACccaagaggattatgggagacaCCTTGCACTTCTGTCCAGTTGTCCTTAAGGAGAGAGGCACCCTCTTCCCATGTGCCGACGATTATGCTGTGAAGTACAGAGAGAAGACCTATTACTTTTCCAGCACAGATGCAAAAGACAAATTTCTGCAAAGTCCTGAACTGTATGTCTCCCAACACCATCGTTTGCAG GCTCCGGCGCTTAGGATATTCCTGCTTGGCGTCCGTGGCTCCGGCAAAACCAGCCAGACCAAGTGGCTAGCCAAGCGCCTCAATATCTTCCACATTCAGTTCCGTGAACGGCTCCAGGAGCTGCTTGTAGGCAAGACCGTGGAGAGGGTCCCCTATGCTGATGAGATGGAACCAGCAGACGAATGGGTGGCGGACCTTGAATTGGAGGCTGTGCAAGGAACCGGGGAGAACAGCCAGAGCCGTGCACAGGTCTTTAAT GTTGTACTCACCGAAGAAGAGGAAGCCATCAGATGCTGCTTGTCTGACGGCGTACCCTTACCTGCAGAGATACTGGACACGATTCTCCCTCAGTGGTGGGAGCAGGAACCGTACAA GTCGGCGGGTTTCATTCTGGAGGGTTTTCCCCAAAGCCTAGAAGATGTGCAGTATCTCATGGACCACTGCCTGCTCCCAGATGCCACGGTAGTCATGGAGGTAGAGACAGCTGATGTACTGCGTCGCCTTTTGCCCCAGAGGCTGGACAGGTGGAGGGAAAGGAGGATGAGGAAGCTGGAGCGGCAAAGGAAGGCCATGGAGCTGCGGCTCAGGGCTCGG GAAGAGGCTATGGCGAGAAGACGCGCAGAGATTATAGCAGAACGTGCGGCTGGACAGCTGGCAGCCAGG ATGGATGATGAAAATCACAGCGACGAGGACCCGGAAGAGGTGGAGGCTGAGGAGGAGTTGGAGAGCAGGGTGGAGGCCATGCTGCTTGATGAGTTCCCCCCTGAGGAAGAgggtgaggatgaggaggaagagacAGAGGCCAGTGCCAAGGAACACCTGGAGATGGAGATAAGAGACTGCTTTGAGACGGACCACACTAACCTTCAGAAGATCATG GAAGCTTTGACAGATGTCCGGAACCTACAGATTACAATCAGGGCCGGCAGGACACCCCAGATTGTGCGCCGTCAGCTTCATGACAAGCTGCGGGCGCTGGTGGAAAAGCGCGAGGCGCTGTTTGAGATATGCCAGCCACTGGGCTGCTCACTCGCTCACAAGATGCTTCATTTATCTTACAAGTTCTACAGCGGCTTTGGGTACTGGGACCCCGTCAAG CTGAGTGAAGGCGACCTGATCCAGTCTGCTCGGGGACCCTCGGACCCTAGCTTTCCTGTGCTCTTCCACCAGTTCATTTATTTCTTCACTTCCAAAGAGACTCGCagaaaatttatgttcaacccCATTAAATACTTGAGGCAGCCCAAGCCCAGGCCACCTCTGCCAATCAAAATGGCCATCACTGGCCCCCCAAAATCAGGAAAATCCACAG tgGCCAGGAAGTTTGCCAGTGAGTTTGGCATCCAGCGGCTGTCTATCGGAGATGCCATGAGAGCCGTTCTGACCAATCAACGGCAGACTGAGCTTGTTGCCCACATGTTATCGTACCTGCACCAGGGTCTTGCTGTGCCTGACAAACTGGCCGTCCAGTGCCTGGAGGTGGCCCTCATGAATCTCGTCTGCAGCACCAGGGG GTTTATCCTCGATGGCTTCCCCGTGACAAAGGGACAGGTTGACCTCATGGAGAGCCGAGGCATCGTCCCGTACAGGGTGGTCGAGCTGCAGGTGGACACCCAGGAGTCTCTGAGGAGGGGTCTAGTGGACCAGATGAAAATACCAAG GCCTTACGTGATGCACGACAGCCCCCAGGCCCTCAGTGTCCATAGTTCCTGCTACAGGCGAGAGGTGGAGCCGGTCAGACAGCACTACCAGGAGCAGCACCAGAACTGGGTGCTCGTGGATGGGCATAAGAGCAAGTGGTGGGTGTGGTGCAAAGTCCTGGAGGAGGCGCAAGCGAGCGTGAGGCACATCCAGGGCTACCTGGAGAGGAAACGGCAAG gCCGGGCAGCCTGTATCGACCGGCTCCTGGTAACCCCCACGGAGATGCAGGCCAGGCTTGGGGAGTTTGGCCAGTACTGCCCCGTCAGCCTGGCCCTCCGTGCCGAGCTGGTAGACTGCTCCCACTTAGCCTCCCTGGAGCTGGTGGCTGAGTTCCAGGGCCACTACTACAAAATGGCCTCCAAGGATTTCCTGAAG AAATTCCTTGAGACACCACAGCGGTACGTGACGCCAGGATGCCCTCGAGTGATTCCTCCCACTCCCCTACTGCCGAAGCGACTGACAGCGCTGCAACTTAAAGCCAGATTCCCCCAGCAGGCAGAGATGAAGGGCTACTGCCCTGTCACCTACTTGGATGGGCGGCAGAG GTATGAGGCATTAGTGCGAGGACACCCAGACTATGCTGCTGAATATAGGGAAAAGATCCATATTTTTGCAGATGAGGAAAAACTACAGAAATTTTTAAG ATCACCTGAGACCTACTGGGATCAGAAGCTTCCACACAAACTTCCACCCATTGAAGCACCAATAACTCTCACCTCCCTCCCAATGCTGGGTTACTTGGAACAG GGTGTTGCTACTGCAATAATAACGGCAATGACTGCTGTTGGATGTTTTAAACCAAAGTATCCATATTTGAGTGCCAAAAGATCAGCTCTGCTCTACGTGGCGTATCACCTGAAAG CCTTCAATCCTAGGAACTCTGACTACATTTGCAAGAAGTACAAAAAGAAGCTGGAGTGCTTGGAGGATGGCTGTGAGCTTATATCATACCTCGGATCAACCATGACGCAAGAGTATGCACAGACCCATGAGCAACCTGTGGACTTTACCCACAAGCTTCAACGCTTCCTAGCACTGAAGCACATCAGAGTTACAGCCGAGGGCATCGTGTAA
- the ak9 gene encoding adenylate kinase 9 isoform X1 — protein sequence MCSFVHADGRDVAPLIDSLMEDEAERELLRSKPTCFFIVGSPGVGKSTLARKIAQVWNCVLIDDTELLTYHINNFTEHGLKLRDILNSGSCIPEETVFQLIMERLRSPEVEHHGYVLSCLPSISEDYLKIPEQIEIIKNFKFPPDFIINIKCADRDLVQRLSGRRLHPETGAVYPREQWNVVKKETGRRQERDEMEDLGEEEEKEDNLAEKDGEEMEKQDLPEDVITQLVQLVEDFPEDVYKKILLYKDTVLRPLQDYMVNHDPLFLFELDGNNSSEDLFLLVVSRLESMAARRAPVPVQLLQEEEEEEEILQASVDTDKLLRDLSACKPVAPGLRWRQSRWGCFCPVALREGTILQGKPKFAIRFLDKMYVLSSSEALQKFMVNPRPYLLPPMPRPPCKVAVIGPPSVGKSTLCGLIASHYGAAVVDVEALVRPTLNQARDTMLEKVRAEATPIAIQRVKARLKAEVTHVTNKASYKTEEEDELDENEADLTEKMESCEVEVTEQHPEVEALVMEALKEAERDASSPRLDVYGEILTEHIKEVQSTNSEGQIKKGWVIDNYPRNQNQLAALQDLEIRPDTIICLKDGSEDAGTLLRRIYEAHRDEVDAVILKRLQEKQRLEEQESQEATQHRDGSEEELQLTDSHWGLDSVPEETQELKLPQVWEKGYPDCPEMDSFRLGVKQFMLEWAAMESSVMGSCAVLDIREKTPEDLLREAVAIMERPFQYVAWEVTSADLDEEEEDAQALADTRNADVVEAETETEEGTSSPKRIMGDTLHFCPVVLKERGTLFPCADDYAVKYREKTYYFSSTDAKDKFLQSPELYVSQHHRLQAPALRIFLLGVRGSGKTSQTKWLAKRLNIFHIQFRERLQELLVGKTVERVPYADEMEPADEWVADLELEAVQGTGENSQSRAQVFNVVLTEEEEAIRCCLSDGVPLPAEILDTILPQWWEQEPYKSAGFILEGFPQSLEDVQYLMDHCLLPDATVVMEVETADVLRRLLPQRLDRWRERRMRKLERQRKAMELRLRAREEAMARRRAEIIAERAAGQLAARMDDENHSDEDPEEVEAEEELESRVEAMLLDEFPPEEEGEDEEEETEASAKEHLEMEIRDCFETDHTNLQKIMEALTDVRNLQITIRAGRTPQIVRRQLHDKLRALVEKREALFEICQPLGCSLAHKMLHLSYKFYSGFGYWDPVKLSEGDLIQSARGPSDPSFPVLFHQFIYFFTSKETRRKFMFNPIKYLRQPKPRPPLPIKMAITGPPKSGKSTVARKFASEFGIQRLSIGDAMRAVLTNQRQTELVAHMLSYLHQGLAVPDKLAVQCLEVALMNLVCSTRGFILDGFPVTKGQVDLMESRGIVPYRVVELQVDTQESLRRGLVDQMKIPRPYVMHDSPQALSVHSSCYRREVEPVRQHYQEQHQNWVLVDGHKSKWWVWCKVLEEAQASVRHIQGYLERKRQGRAACIDRLLVTPTEMQARLGEFGQYCPVSLALRAELVDCSHLASLELVAEFQGHYYKMASKDFLKKFLETPQRYVTPGCPRVIPPTPLLPKRLTALQLKARFPQQAEMKGYCPVTYLDGRQRYEALVRGHPDYAAEYREKIHIFADEEKLQKFLRSPETYWDQKLPHKLPPIEAPITLTSLPMLGYLEQGVATAIITAMTAVGCFKPKYPYLSAKRSALLYVAYHLKAFNPRNSDYICKKYKKKLECLEDGCELISYLGSTMTQEYAQTHEQPVDFTHKLQRFLALKHIRVTAEGIV from the exons TGTGCCGACAGGGACCTGGTCCAGCGGCTCAGTGGCCGGCGCCTGCACCCAGAGACTGGAGCCGTCTATCCCAGGGAGCAGTGGAATGTGGTCAAGAAGGAGACAGGCAGGAGACAAGAGAGGGATGAGATGGAGGACCTGGGAgaagaagaggagaaggaggacaaTCTGGCAGAAAAGGATGGGGAAGAG ATGGAGAAACAAGACCTTCCAGAGGATGTAATTACACAGCTCGTTCAGCTGGTGGAAGATTTCCCAGAAGATGTTTACAAAAAAATCCTTCTGTACAAAGACACTGTGCTAAGACCTTTACAA gATTACATGGTCAACCATGATCCCCTGTTCCTCTTTGAGCTCGATGGTAACAACAGTTCAGAGGACTTATTTCTG TTGGTGGTGTCGCGCCTGGAGTCGATGGCGGCTAGGCGAGCTCCCGTGCCCGTGCAGCTCctgcaggaggaagaggaggaggaggagatacTGCAGGCCAGCGTGGACACT GACAAGCTGCTGAGGGATCTGTCAGCCTGCAAACCCGTGGCCCCGGGGCTTCGGTGGAGGCAGAGTCGCTGGGGATGCTTCTGTCCCGTGGCCCTCAGGGAGGGCACAATCCTCCAGGGAAAACCTAAGTTCGCCATCAG gttcctggatAAGATGTATGTACTTTCATCATCGGAGGCCCTACAGAAGTTTATGGTGAACCCCCGCCCCTACCTGCTCCCGCCGATGCCACGCCCGCCCTGCAAGGTGGCCGTGATAGGGCCTCCATCGGTGGGGAAGAGCACGCTCTGTGGCCTGATAGCCAGCCACTATGGTGCCGCCGTGGTGGATGTGGAAGCTCTAGTGAGGCCCACGCTGAACCAGGCGCGGGACACCATGCTGGAGAAGGTGCGGGCAGAGGCCACGCCCATTGCCATCCAGAGGGTGAAGGCCAGACTGAAGGCTGAAGTCACCCACGTGACGA ATAAAGCGAGTTATAAGacagaggaagaggatgagTTGGATGAGAACGAGGCTGATCTTACAGAAAAAATGGAAAGCTGTG AGGTGGAAGTGACGGAGCAACACCCGGAGGTGGAGGCCTTGGTGATGGAGGCTCTGAAGGAGGCAGAGCGGGACGCTAGCTCTCCTCGCTTGGATGTCTATGGGGAGATACTGACGGAGCACATTAAAGAG gtCCAATCCACTAATTCAGAAGGGCAGATTAAAAAAGGATGGGTGATCGATAACTATCCAAGGAACCAGAACCAGCTGGCGGCATTGCAGGACCTGGAGATCAGACCTGATACGATTATCTGCCTCAAAGACGGTTCAGAGGATG CTGGGACACTCCTGCGGAGGATCTACGAGGCCCACAGGGATGAGGTTGACGCCGTGATCCTGAAGAGGTTGCAGGAGAAGCAGAGACTTGAGGAGCAGGAATCCCAGGAGGCAAC gcagcacagagacGGGTCagaggaggagctgcagctcacaGACAGTCACTGGGGGTTGGACTCAGTTCCCGAGGAGACTCAAG AGCTTAAGCTGCCACAGGTATGGGAGAAGGGTTACCCAGACTGCCCCGAGATGGACAGTTTCAGACTGGGGGTGAAGCAGTTCATGCTGGAATGGGCAGCAATGGAGTCGTCGGTCATGGGGAGCTGTGCTGTTCTGGACATCCGTGAGAAGACCCCGGAGGACTTGCTGAGGGAGGCGGTGGCCATTATGGAGA ggccCTTCCAGTACGTCGCCTGGGAGGTGACGAGCGCGGACctggatgaggaagaggaggacgcCCAGGCCTTGGCAGACACGAGGAACGCGGATGTCGTGGAGGCGGAGACAGAGACGGAG GAGGGTACCTCTTCACccaagaggattatgggagacaCCTTGCACTTCTGTCCAGTTGTCCTTAAGGAGAGAGGCACCCTCTTCCCATGTGCCGACGATTATGCTGTGAAGTACAGAGAGAAGACCTATTACTTTTCCAGCACAGATGCAAAAGACAAATTTCTGCAAAGTCCTGAACTGTATGTCTCCCAACACCATCGTTTGCAG GCTCCGGCGCTTAGGATATTCCTGCTTGGCGTCCGTGGCTCCGGCAAAACCAGCCAGACCAAGTGGCTAGCCAAGCGCCTCAATATCTTCCACATTCAGTTCCGTGAACGGCTCCAGGAGCTGCTTGTAGGCAAGACCGTGGAGAGGGTCCCCTATGCTGATGAGATGGAACCAGCAGACGAATGGGTGGCGGACCTTGAATTGGAGGCTGTGCAAGGAACCGGGGAGAACAGCCAGAGCCGTGCACAGGTCTTTAAT GTTGTACTCACCGAAGAAGAGGAAGCCATCAGATGCTGCTTGTCTGACGGCGTACCCTTACCTGCAGAGATACTGGACACGATTCTCCCTCAGTGGTGGGAGCAGGAACCGTACAA GTCGGCGGGTTTCATTCTGGAGGGTTTTCCCCAAAGCCTAGAAGATGTGCAGTATCTCATGGACCACTGCCTGCTCCCAGATGCCACGGTAGTCATGGAGGTAGAGACAGCTGATGTACTGCGTCGCCTTTTGCCCCAGAGGCTGGACAGGTGGAGGGAAAGGAGGATGAGGAAGCTGGAGCGGCAAAGGAAGGCCATGGAGCTGCGGCTCAGGGCTCGG GAAGAGGCTATGGCGAGAAGACGCGCAGAGATTATAGCAGAACGTGCGGCTGGACAGCTGGCAGCCAGG ATGGATGATGAAAATCACAGCGACGAGGACCCGGAAGAGGTGGAGGCTGAGGAGGAGTTGGAGAGCAGGGTGGAGGCCATGCTGCTTGATGAGTTCCCCCCTGAGGAAGAgggtgaggatgaggaggaagagacAGAGGCCAGTGCCAAGGAACACCTGGAGATGGAGATAAGAGACTGCTTTGAGACGGACCACACTAACCTTCAGAAGATCATG GAAGCTTTGACAGATGTCCGGAACCTACAGATTACAATCAGGGCCGGCAGGACACCCCAGATTGTGCGCCGTCAGCTTCATGACAAGCTGCGGGCGCTGGTGGAAAAGCGCGAGGCGCTGTTTGAGATATGCCAGCCACTGGGCTGCTCACTCGCTCACAAGATGCTTCATTTATCTTACAAGTTCTACAGCGGCTTTGGGTACTGGGACCCCGTCAAG CTGAGTGAAGGCGACCTGATCCAGTCTGCTCGGGGACCCTCGGACCCTAGCTTTCCTGTGCTCTTCCACCAGTTCATTTATTTCTTCACTTCCAAAGAGACTCGCagaaaatttatgttcaacccCATTAAATACTTGAGGCAGCCCAAGCCCAGGCCACCTCTGCCAATCAAAATGGCCATCACTGGCCCCCCAAAATCAGGAAAATCCACAG tgGCCAGGAAGTTTGCCAGTGAGTTTGGCATCCAGCGGCTGTCTATCGGAGATGCCATGAGAGCCGTTCTGACCAATCAACGGCAGACTGAGCTTGTTGCCCACATGTTATCGTACCTGCACCAGGGTCTTGCTGTGCCTGACAAACTGGCCGTCCAGTGCCTGGAGGTGGCCCTCATGAATCTCGTCTGCAGCACCAGGGG GTTTATCCTCGATGGCTTCCCCGTGACAAAGGGACAGGTTGACCTCATGGAGAGCCGAGGCATCGTCCCGTACAGGGTGGTCGAGCTGCAGGTGGACACCCAGGAGTCTCTGAGGAGGGGTCTAGTGGACCAGATGAAAATACCAAG GCCTTACGTGATGCACGACAGCCCCCAGGCCCTCAGTGTCCATAGTTCCTGCTACAGGCGAGAGGTGGAGCCGGTCAGACAGCACTACCAGGAGCAGCACCAGAACTGGGTGCTCGTGGATGGGCATAAGAGCAAGTGGTGGGTGTGGTGCAAAGTCCTGGAGGAGGCGCAAGCGAGCGTGAGGCACATCCAGGGCTACCTGGAGAGGAAACGGCAAG gCCGGGCAGCCTGTATCGACCGGCTCCTGGTAACCCCCACGGAGATGCAGGCCAGGCTTGGGGAGTTTGGCCAGTACTGCCCCGTCAGCCTGGCCCTCCGTGCCGAGCTGGTAGACTGCTCCCACTTAGCCTCCCTGGAGCTGGTGGCTGAGTTCCAGGGCCACTACTACAAAATGGCCTCCAAGGATTTCCTGAAG AAATTCCTTGAGACACCACAGCGGTACGTGACGCCAGGATGCCCTCGAGTGATTCCTCCCACTCCCCTACTGCCGAAGCGACTGACAGCGCTGCAACTTAAAGCCAGATTCCCCCAGCAGGCAGAGATGAAGGGCTACTGCCCTGTCACCTACTTGGATGGGCGGCAGAG GTATGAGGCATTAGTGCGAGGACACCCAGACTATGCTGCTGAATATAGGGAAAAGATCCATATTTTTGCAGATGAGGAAAAACTACAGAAATTTTTAAG ATCACCTGAGACCTACTGGGATCAGAAGCTTCCACACAAACTTCCACCCATTGAAGCACCAATAACTCTCACCTCCCTCCCAATGCTGGGTTACTTGGAACAG GGTGTTGCTACTGCAATAATAACGGCAATGACTGCTGTTGGATGTTTTAAACCAAAGTATCCATATTTGAGTGCCAAAAGATCAGCTCTGCTCTACGTGGCGTATCACCTGAAAG CCTTCAATCCTAGGAACTCTGACTACATTTGCAAGAAGTACAAAAAGAAGCTGGAGTGCTTGGAGGATGGCTGTGAGCTTATATCATACCTCGGATCAACCATGACGCAAGAGTATGCACAGACCCATGAGCAACCTGTGGACTTTACCCACAAGCTTCAACGCTTCCTAGCACTGAAGCACATCAGAGTTACAGCCGAGGGCATCGTGTAA